The Aurantiacibacter arachoides genome window below encodes:
- a CDS encoding cob(I)yrinic acid a,c-diamide adenosyltransferase — protein sequence MVKLNKIYTRTGDDGTTGLVDGSRLPKHAARMEAVGAVDEANAALGFAVLALDGSWRDDVVRLQNDLFDLGADLATPLGSVGGDDFAPSDMVLRIVPAQVDWIEGRIDAVNDGLQPLTSFILPGGSEAAVRLHLARTAARRAERVMTALAAEEPVNPAALAFVNRLSDYLFVLCRAVNDGGKGDVLWRPGASRGADR from the coding sequence ATGGTTAAACTGAACAAGATCTACACCCGCACCGGGGACGACGGCACCACGGGCCTCGTCGACGGGTCGCGCCTGCCCAAGCACGCGGCGCGCATGGAGGCGGTCGGCGCGGTGGACGAGGCGAACGCGGCGCTCGGTTTCGCGGTGCTGGCGCTGGACGGCAGCTGGCGCGATGACGTTGTGCGGTTGCAGAACGATCTGTTCGATCTCGGCGCCGACCTCGCGACGCCCCTTGGCAGCGTGGGGGGAGACGACTTTGCACCATCCGACATGGTGCTGCGGATCGTGCCCGCGCAAGTGGACTGGATCGAGGGGCGGATCGACGCCGTGAACGACGGGCTTCAGCCGCTGACCAGCTTCATCCTGCCCGGCGGCAGCGAGGCGGCAGTGCGCCTGCACCTTGCCCGCACGGCAGCACGCCGGGCCGAGCGCGTGATGACGGCGCTTGCCGCCGAGGAGCCGGTCAATCCGGCGGCGCTGGCCTTCGTCAACAGGTTGTCGGACTACCTGTTCGTGCTGTGCCGCGCGGTCAACGATGGCGGCAAGGGCGACGTATTGTGGCGCCCCGGAGCGAGCAGGGGCGCCGATCGCTGA
- a CDS encoding HIG1 domain-containing protein, with protein sequence MNTLLAIVIALLAIMVIVSLVRGIIAFLQTTKIDLEGGGANMEELQMRQNKAMFARIKYQAAAILVVAVLLAMNS encoded by the coding sequence ATGAACACCCTCCTCGCCATTGTCATCGCGCTGCTCGCCATCATGGTCATCGTCTCGCTGGTGCGCGGCATCATTGCTTTCCTGCAAACCACCAAGATCGATCTCGAAGGCGGCGGGGCGAACATGGAAGAACTGCAGATGCGCCAGAACAAGGCGATGTTCGCACGCATCAAGTACCAGGCGGCGGCGATTCTGGTTGTGGCGGTGCTGTTGGCGATGAACAGTTGA
- the gluQRS gene encoding tRNA glutamyl-Q(34) synthetase GluQRS produces the protein MIVTRFAPSPNGPLHLGHAYSAIVAHDLARAAGGRFLLRIEDIDGARSRPELAGEFRRDLEWLGLEWEEVPAQSTRLESYEAAAGQLAAMGLLYPCTCTRAEIEALPPRMGADGAIYPGTCRDAAHDPSRPPAWRLDIAAAMAQTGPLVWKDERAGAIAVDPRQFGDVVLKRKDAPASYHLAATLDDAADGVTLVTRGMDLFAASHVHRLVQDLLGLPVPGWHHHDLLIDEGGQKLAKRRGSPSLADRREAGEDGRALADRLRMGEMPSGLRLSQSLNGVA, from the coding sequence ATGATCGTCACCCGCTTCGCCCCCAGCCCCAACGGCCCGCTGCACCTGGGTCATGCCTACAGCGCGATTGTTGCGCACGATCTGGCGCGGGCGGCGGGGGGCCGGTTCCTGTTGCGGATCGAGGATATCGACGGCGCCCGCTCCCGCCCCGAACTGGCGGGTGAATTCCGCCGCGATCTGGAATGGCTGGGTCTGGAATGGGAAGAGGTGCCCGCGCAATCCACCCGGCTGGAAAGCTACGAGGCGGCGGCTGGGCAACTCGCCGCCATGGGACTGCTCTATCCCTGCACCTGTACCCGCGCCGAGATAGAGGCGCTGCCACCGCGCATGGGAGCGGATGGCGCAATCTATCCCGGCACCTGCCGCGACGCGGCGCACGATCCCTCACGTCCCCCGGCCTGGCGGCTCGATATCGCGGCCGCCATGGCACAGACGGGGCCGCTGGTCTGGAAGGACGAGCGCGCAGGGGCGATCGCGGTCGATCCGCGCCAGTTCGGTGACGTGGTCCTCAAACGCAAGGATGCGCCTGCCAGCTATCACCTGGCCGCCACGCTGGACGACGCCGCCGACGGCGTCACGCTGGTGACGCGGGGCATGGACCTGTTTGCCGCCAGCCACGTCCATCGCCTGGTGCAGGACCTGCTCGGGCTGCCGGTTCCAGGCTGGCACCACCACGACCTGTTGATCGATGAAGGTGGGCAGAAGCTGGCGAAGCGGCGCGGTTCTCCATCCCTTGCCGACCGGCGTGAGGCGGGCGAGGACGGACGGGCCCTGGCCGATCGTCTGCGCATGGGCGAAATGCCGTCTGGATTACGCCTGTCGCAATCCCTAAATGGGGTGGCATGA
- a CDS encoding HNH endonuclease: protein MFRSADGDPLRALESCPALVLNADYTPLSYYPLSLWPWQTAIKAVFLERVDIVASYDRAVHSQSLDMQVPSVIALRQYVKPSQFPAFTRFNLFLRDRFACQYCGSTRELTYDHVLPRRLGGKTSWENIATACAPCNMKKGGRTPKQAGMRLQYEPIRPTSWQLQQQGRSFPPGYLHETWRDWLYWDIELEQ from the coding sequence GTGTTCCGCAGCGCTGACGGCGATCCGCTGCGCGCGCTGGAAAGCTGCCCGGCGCTGGTGCTGAACGCCGACTACACGCCGCTGTCCTACTATCCGCTCAGCCTGTGGCCGTGGCAGACCGCGATCAAGGCGGTGTTCCTGGAACGGGTGGACATCGTGGCGAGCTACGACCGGGCGGTGCATTCGCAATCGCTCGACATGCAGGTGCCCAGCGTCATCGCGCTTCGCCAGTATGTGAAGCCCAGCCAGTTTCCCGCCTTTACCCGCTTCAACCTGTTCCTGCGCGACCGGTTCGCTTGCCAGTATTGCGGCTCCACCCGCGAACTCACCTACGATCACGTCCTGCCCCGCCGACTGGGCGGCAAGACGAGCTGGGAGAACATTGCCACCGCCTGCGCCCCGTGCAACATGAAGAAAGGCGGCCGCACGCCGAAGCAGGCCGGGATGCGTCTGCAGTACGAGCCGATCCGCCCGACCAGCTGGCAGCTGCAACAGCAGGGCCGCAGCTTTCCGCCCGGCTACCTGCACGAAACCTGGCGTGACTGGCTCTATTGGGACATCGAGCTGGAGCAGTAG
- the kynU gene encoding kynureninase: MTDWTHEAARLDAEDPLAKWRAEFLLDEGVAYLDGNSLGALPRATPERLQRAIRQEWGEGLIGSWNGAGWIGLPQKIGGMIAPLIGAQAHEVIAADSVSVNLFKLIGAALQMRPGRKVVLSEPGNFPTDLYMIAGQEAQGLAERRLADRSDIGSALDDDVALLLLTHVHYKTGAMYDMAALTKAAHATGALVLWDLSHSVGAVPVDLNGVGADFAVGCGYKYLNGGPGAPAFAWVAQRHHADLRQPLSGWMGHAAPFAFEDDYAPAPGVSQLLCGTPPILGMRALEVGVDLMARIGMEPLVAKSRALSAFTGKVMAACVPELACISPADPAARGSHLSYVHPHAYELCQALIARRVIGDFRAPDALRLGFAPAYVSFADCWRAVSELRAIIDSGDWRRPEFSTRAAVT, encoded by the coding sequence GTGACGGACTGGACACACGAAGCGGCGCGGCTGGACGCCGAGGACCCGCTGGCCAAGTGGCGGGCCGAGTTCCTGCTGGATGAGGGCGTTGCTTATCTCGATGGCAATTCGCTGGGCGCCCTGCCGCGCGCCACGCCCGAACGGTTGCAGCGGGCCATCCGGCAGGAATGGGGAGAGGGGCTGATCGGCAGCTGGAATGGCGCGGGCTGGATCGGACTGCCGCAGAAGATCGGCGGGATGATCGCCCCGCTGATCGGCGCGCAGGCGCACGAGGTGATCGCGGCGGACAGCGTGTCGGTCAACCTGTTTAAGCTGATCGGCGCGGCATTGCAGATGCGGCCGGGGCGCAAGGTGGTCCTGAGCGAGCCGGGCAATTTCCCCACCGACCTCTACATGATCGCCGGGCAGGAGGCGCAGGGTCTAGCCGAACGGCGGCTGGCGGATCGCAGCGATATTGGAAGTGCGCTGGACGACGACGTAGCGCTGCTGTTGCTCACCCACGTTCATTACAAGACCGGCGCGATGTACGACATGGCGGCGCTGACCAAAGCGGCGCATGCGACAGGCGCGCTGGTGCTGTGGGACCTGTCGCACAGCGTGGGCGCGGTGCCGGTGGACCTGAACGGCGTTGGTGCGGACTTCGCAGTCGGCTGCGGCTACAAGTATCTGAACGGCGGTCCCGGGGCTCCGGCCTTTGCCTGGGTGGCCCAGCGTCACCATGCGGACCTGCGCCAGCCCTTGAGCGGCTGGATGGGCCACGCGGCGCCCTTCGCGTTCGAAGACGACTATGCCCCCGCACCCGGCGTGTCCCAGCTGCTGTGCGGCACCCCGCCGATCCTGGGGATGCGCGCACTGGAGGTGGGCGTAGACCTGATGGCGCGCATCGGCATGGAACCGCTGGTGGCCAAATCGCGGGCGCTTTCCGCATTCACGGGAAAGGTCATGGCCGCGTGCGTTCCGGAACTGGCGTGCATCTCCCCCGCTGATCCGGCAGCGCGCGGCAGCCACCTCAGCTATGTCCACCCGCACGCCTACGAACTGTGCCAGGCGCTCATCGCGCGGCGCGTGATCGGTGACTTCCGCGCCCCCGATGCGCTGCGCCTTGGCTTCGCCCCCGCCTACGTCAGCTTTGCCGATTGCTGGCGCGCGGTAAGCGAACTGCGCGCCATCATCGACAGTGGAGACTGGCGCAGACCCGAGTTTTCCACTCGCGCCGCGGTTACCTGA
- a CDS encoding tryptophan 2,3-dioxygenase, translating to MANDVTYASYLDLTRILAAQHPASDAHDEFLFIIVHQASELWLKLCLHELEAARDLVVADTLPPAFKMLARVAQAQRQLISSWDVLATMTPHDYSQIRPHLGGSSGFQSAQYRLMEFIMGGRNPDHVTMHEATPDVAAKLRAELARPSLYGEVLRLLRRRGFAIPDALLQGRLAGAHEAIPEVTAAWAEVYRDPQRYWDLYELAEKLVDLEYHFQRWRFGHLKTVERIIGFKRGTGGTAGVPYLESVLKLGFFPELLAVRTEL from the coding sequence ATGGCGAACGACGTGACCTATGCCTCCTACCTCGACCTGACCCGGATCCTCGCCGCGCAGCACCCGGCATCGGACGCGCATGACGAGTTCCTGTTCATCATCGTCCACCAGGCGAGCGAGCTGTGGCTCAAGCTGTGCCTACACGAACTCGAGGCGGCGCGCGACCTGGTGGTGGCGGACACCCTCCCGCCCGCGTTCAAGATGCTGGCCCGCGTGGCGCAGGCGCAGCGGCAGCTGATTTCCAGCTGGGACGTGCTGGCGACGATGACGCCGCACGATTATTCGCAGATCCGCCCGCATCTTGGCGGATCGAGCGGGTTCCAGTCGGCGCAGTATCGCTTGATGGAATTCATCATGGGCGGGCGCAATCCCGATCACGTCACCATGCACGAGGCGACGCCCGACGTGGCCGCGAAACTGCGCGCCGAGCTCGCCCGGCCCAGCCTTTACGGCGAGGTGCTGCGGCTGCTGCGGCGGCGCGGCTTCGCCATTCCGGACGCGCTGCTGCAAGGGCGGCTCGCAGGAGCGCACGAAGCAATTCCCGAGGTCACCGCCGCCTGGGCCGAGGTCTATCGCGACCCGCAACGCTACTGGGATCTTTACGAACTGGCGGAAAAGCTGGTCGACCTGGAATATCACTTCCAGCGCTGGCGCTTCGGCCACCTGAAGACGGTGGAGCGCATCATCGGCTTCAAGCGCGGCACCGGCGGCACGGCGGGCGTGCCCTACCTCGAAAGCGTGCTGAAGCTGGGGTTCTTCCCCGAACTGCTGGCGGTGAGGACCGAGCTGTGA
- a CDS encoding DUF4112 domain-containing protein, with the protein MDQPDHPAPAARPTPAAAGAARRPQPMGIDLPLGRDAAAVRRRIEAMEHVLERSFVIPGINRPVGLDAIVGLIPVAGDIITMAMGAYIVWEARNLDMPKWKLWRMAGNVAFDSVVGAVPVVGDAFDFLFRSNTRNLGIVRRHLDRHHPETRIIEQ; encoded by the coding sequence ATGGACCAGCCCGATCACCCTGCCCCGGCGGCCCGGCCCACGCCCGCCGCCGCCGGAGCCGCCCGCCGGCCGCAGCCGATGGGCATCGACCTGCCGCTGGGCAGGGATGCTGCCGCCGTGCGCCGGCGGATCGAGGCGATGGAACACGTGCTCGAACGCAGCTTCGTGATCCCCGGCATCAACCGGCCGGTGGGGCTGGACGCCATCGTGGGGCTCATCCCGGTGGCAGGCGACATCATCACCATGGCGATGGGCGCCTACATCGTGTGGGAAGCGCGCAATCTCGACATGCCGAAGTGGAAGCTGTGGCGCATGGCCGGCAACGTCGCCTTTGACAGCGTGGTCGGCGCGGTGCCGGTGGTGGGCGACGCCTTCGATTTCCTGTTCCGGTCCAACACCCGCAACCTTGGCATCGTGCGCCGCCACCTCGACCGCCATCATCCCGAGACCCGCATCATTGAGCAGTAG
- a CDS encoding ABC transporter substrate-binding protein produces MIVRRALASLPAVACLGIAALLAGCGAQSDGTVEVAVIGNEAEVFADGVRLSPGGQLARSAVDSGLVAFDAAGEVVPALAERWIVTDDGLSFIFRLREGTWPDGSEITAVTAREALESAMRDLDGTSLGRDLSAVAEVRAMAGRVIEIRLAHPEPYLLQLLAQPELALRPQGDDSESGGTGPMTLAREENGVARYAYKPPSARGLPFDEDWQDGVQDLDLRVTDARQAIAMFDQGAVDVVLGGTLGDLPLVETGPLSSGTLRIDSTFGLFGMLVRRDAGLLANTGVREGLAMAIDRAEVIEQFNIGGWTATTRPVSPGLPGDPGLVAERWEGQIIADRRAEAAARVAAWRRQFDPGDLTQPARLTLYLDEGPGWDLLLANLAGQLRIVGVDLVRAPSRDEADMVLIDRVARFPAPRWFLGQFACPLRVGLCSETVDTMVADAVTQPDPVIRASLMAQAEAELTLANVFIPIGSPLRWSLVRGRVGGFTPNPYAFHPLPPLAEIAR; encoded by the coding sequence ATGATCGTTCGCCGCGCCCTCGCTTCCCTCCCCGCCGTCGCCTGCCTCGGCATCGCGGCCTTGCTGGCAGGGTGCGGCGCGCAGAGCGACGGCACCGTCGAAGTGGCGGTGATCGGCAACGAGGCGGAGGTCTTTGCCGATGGGGTCCGGCTTTCGCCCGGCGGGCAGCTGGCGCGATCCGCCGTCGACAGCGGACTGGTTGCCTTCGATGCCGCGGGCGAGGTCGTGCCCGCGCTGGCGGAGCGATGGATCGTGACCGACGATGGCCTCAGCTTCATCTTCCGGCTGCGCGAGGGCACCTGGCCCGATGGCAGCGAAATTACCGCGGTCACCGCGCGAGAGGCGCTGGAAAGCGCCATGCGCGACCTCGACGGCACGTCCCTCGGGCGTGACCTGTCGGCAGTGGCGGAGGTGCGGGCGATGGCCGGGCGGGTGATCGAGATCCGCCTCGCGCATCCCGAGCCCTACCTGCTGCAACTGCTCGCCCAGCCCGAACTGGCCCTGCGCCCCCAGGGGGATGACAGCGAATCGGGTGGAACCGGGCCGATGACGCTGGCGCGCGAGGAAAACGGCGTGGCCCGCTATGCCTACAAGCCACCGTCCGCCCGAGGGCTGCCGTTCGACGAGGACTGGCAGGACGGGGTGCAGGACCTGGACCTGCGCGTGACCGATGCCCGCCAGGCCATCGCGATGTTCGACCAAGGCGCGGTCGACGTCGTGCTGGGCGGCACGCTGGGCGACCTGCCGCTGGTCGAGACCGGGCCGCTGAGTTCGGGCACGTTGCGCATCGATTCCACTTTCGGCCTGTTCGGGATGTTGGTGCGCCGTGACGCGGGCCTGCTTGCCAACACCGGCGTGCGCGAGGGGCTGGCGATGGCCATCGACCGCGCCGAGGTGATCGAACAGTTCAATATCGGCGGCTGGACCGCGACCACGCGCCCGGTTTCTCCCGGCCTGCCCGGCGATCCCGGACTGGTGGCGGAACGCTGGGAGGGGCAGATCATCGCCGACCGCCGCGCCGAGGCGGCGGCGCGGGTGGCCGCGTGGCGCCGGCAGTTCGACCCCGGCGACCTGACGCAGCCGGCGCGGCTGACGCTGTATCTGGACGAGGGGCCCGGCTGGGACCTGCTGCTCGCCAATCTTGCCGGGCAGCTGCGCATCGTTGGCGTGGACCTGGTGCGCGCCCCGAGCCGAGACGAAGCGGACATGGTGCTGATTGATCGTGTGGCGCGTTTCCCTGCCCCGCGCTGGTTCCTCGGCCAGTTCGCCTGCCCCTTGCGCGTAGGCCTGTGCAGCGAGACGGTGGATACCATGGTGGCCGACGCGGTGACGCAGCCCGATCCGGTGATCCGCGCCAGCCTGATGGCCCAGGCGGAGGCGGAACTGACCCTTGCGAACGTGTTCATTCCCATCGGCTCGCCCCTGCGCTGGTCGCTGGTGCGCGGCCGGGTGGGGGGATTCACCCCCAACCCTTACGCCTTCCATCCCTTGCCGCCGCTCGCCGAAATAGCCAGATAG
- a CDS encoding PilZ domain-containing protein codes for MSNVDTRQVGRDSLFLLAQVRVAGKPQPGRVKVRNLSAGGMMAEGEVEAMRGERVEVELRGIGWVEGAVAWVQGNRLGIAFVDEIDPRLARAPVVGSTVSYDSEGRRIGAPDAERGLRTI; via the coding sequence ATGAGCAACGTCGATACCCGTCAGGTAGGGCGCGACAGCCTGTTCCTGCTGGCGCAGGTGCGCGTCGCCGGCAAGCCGCAGCCCGGCCGCGTGAAGGTGCGCAACCTTTCCGCCGGCGGGATGATGGCCGAAGGCGAGGTCGAGGCGATGCGCGGCGAACGCGTGGAGGTTGAACTACGGGGCATCGGCTGGGTCGAAGGCGCGGTGGCCTGGGTCCAGGGCAACCGCCTGGGCATTGCCTTTGTCGACGAGATCGATCCCCGCCTCGCCCGCGCGCCCGTCGTGGGCTCGACGGTCAGCTACGATTCCGAAGGCCGCCGCATCGGCGCGCCCGATGCCGAGCGCGGCCTGCGCACGATCTGA
- the dksA gene encoding RNA polymerase-binding protein DksA has product MASAAHDDIDVLAKAKRALPHDYAPTDDEDYMTDKQLNYFRVLLLEWKKSVYAASEGTLQSLQDGPIREPDLNDRASSEADWGIELRTRDRQRKLIAKIDAALRRIDSGDYGWCQVTGDPIGINRLIARPIATMTVEAQQAHERREKVSRDS; this is encoded by the coding sequence ATGGCATCTGCCGCACACGACGATATCGATGTCCTCGCAAAGGCGAAGCGGGCCCTGCCGCACGATTACGCGCCGACCGACGACGAAGACTACATGACCGACAAGCAGCTGAACTATTTCAGGGTGCTGTTGCTGGAATGGAAAAAGTCGGTCTATGCCGCATCCGAGGGCACCCTGCAGAGTCTGCAGGATGGCCCGATCCGCGAACCCGACCTCAACGATCGCGCTTCGAGCGAGGCGGACTGGGGCATCGAACTGCGCACGCGGGACCGCCAGCGCAAGCTGATCGCCAAGATCGATGCGGCGCTGCGCCGCATCGACAGCGGCGATTACGGCTGGTGCCAGGTCACCGGCGATCCCATCGGCATCAACCGCCTGATCGCCCGCCCCATCGCCACCATGACGGTGGAAGCGCAGCAGGCGCACGAGCGGCGCGAAAAGGTCTCGCGCGACAGCTGA
- a CDS encoding SEL1-like repeat protein, with protein MELARIEIFAKVEAADVCGSDMLIARCLAGAADGDSDACYDLGVAYSTGSHGVGCDLVEAHKWFNLAAARGHEAASWCRADVSDEMTAREISEAQRRAREWLRCGEARAA; from the coding sequence ATGGAACTCGCTAGGATCGAAATCTTTGCCAAGGTCGAAGCCGCCGACGTGTGCGGGTCCGACATGCTGATCGCGCGTTGCCTTGCCGGGGCCGCCGATGGTGACAGCGATGCCTGCTACGATCTTGGCGTTGCCTATTCGACCGGCAGCCACGGCGTGGGGTGCGACCTTGTGGAGGCCCACAAGTGGTTCAACCTTGCCGCCGCCCGCGGTCACGAGGCTGCCAGCTGGTGCCGTGCCGACGTGTCGGACGAGATGACCGCACGTGAGATTTCCGAAGCCCAGCGCCGCGCCCGCGAGTGGCTGCGCTGCGGCGAGGCGCGCGCGGCCTAG
- a CDS encoding GNAT family N-acetyltransferase: MADIELTARILPAVGAIPEAAWDALAGGDNPFVSHAFLSALEDSGSVGPGTGWQPAPLVLEDGNGTLLGAMPSYLKGHSQGEYVFDHAWADAWERAGGRYFPKLQIAAPFTPATGPRLLLADPAFAAPLLAAAERLVENNGWSSAHATFVEPAQVPLFEEAGWLRREDIQFHWTNEGFGSFDDFLATLTSRKRKDLKRERRLANEGITIEALSGDAIRTEHWDAFWAFYQDTGARKWGTPYLTRAAFDLFGERLGDAVLLLLAFENGEPIAGALNFIGGSALYGRYWGCVVDKPFLHFELCYYRAIDAAIARGLERVEAGAQGGHKLARGYAPVATTSMHWIANPGFREAVADFLDRERRGVAVDRSFLEGRLPFRKA, translated from the coding sequence ATGGCCGATATCGAGCTGACCGCACGCATCCTCCCGGCCGTTGGCGCCATCCCCGAAGCCGCGTGGGACGCGCTCGCGGGCGGCGACAACCCCTTCGTCAGTCACGCCTTTCTATCCGCGCTGGAGGATTCGGGCAGCGTGGGGCCGGGAACCGGCTGGCAGCCGGCCCCGCTGGTGCTGGAGGACGGCAATGGCACCCTGCTTGGCGCGATGCCCAGCTATCTCAAGGGCCACAGCCAGGGCGAATACGTGTTCGATCACGCCTGGGCCGATGCCTGGGAACGCGCCGGGGGGCGCTATTTCCCCAAGTTGCAGATCGCGGCGCCGTTCACCCCTGCCACCGGCCCCCGCCTGCTGCTGGCGGACCCGGCCTTTGCCGCCCCGCTGCTGGCCGCCGCCGAACGCCTGGTCGAGAACAACGGCTGGTCGAGCGCGCACGCGACCTTCGTCGAACCCGCGCAGGTGCCGTTGTTCGAGGAGGCGGGCTGGCTGCGGCGCGAGGACATCCAGTTCCACTGGACCAACGAGGGTTTCGGCAGCTTCGACGATTTCCTCGCCACGCTGACCAGCCGCAAGCGCAAGGACCTGAAGCGCGAGCGGCGGCTGGCCAACGAGGGGATCACCATCGAGGCATTGTCGGGCGATGCCATCCGGACCGAGCACTGGGATGCCTTCTGGGCGTTCTACCAGGATACCGGGGCGCGCAAATGGGGCACGCCCTACCTCACCCGCGCCGCCTTCGACCTGTTTGGCGAGCGGTTGGGAGACGCGGTGCTGCTGCTGCTGGCCTTCGAAAACGGCGAGCCGATTGCAGGGGCGCTCAACTTCATCGGCGGGTCGGCGCTCTACGGTCGGTACTGGGGCTGCGTCGTCGACAAGCCCTTCCTGCATTTCGAGCTGTGCTATTACCGCGCCATCGATGCGGCGATCGCCCGCGGGCTGGAGCGGGTGGAGGCAGGCGCGCAAGGGGGGCACAAGCTGGCACGGGGGTATGCGCCGGTCGCCACCACTTCGATGCACTGGATCGCCAACCCCGGCTTTCGCGAGGCGGTGGCCGATTTCCTGGACCGCGAGCGCCGGGGCGTCGCCGTGGACCGCTCTTTTCTGGAAGGGCGGTTGCCCTTTCGCAAGGCCTAG